In Streptomyces sp. NBC_00344, the genomic window CTATGGGCGTCATGCGTCCGGAGGGGTGTCACGCTCGGGGCCCGAGGACTCCATCGCGAGCCGCAGCAGCCGGTGGCAGACCTGGCAGTGCCGGGTGAGGTGGCGGTAGCCCACAGCGGCCGCCAGATGGGCGCGGAGCAGAGCCCGGGTCTCATGTCGTGCCCGTTTCGCCGTCGCCGCCATACGCCGCCTCCCGTCACGTCCCCTGTTGTCTGGGGTACTCCGCGGCGGAAGGTGCAGTCAAGACCCCGGTGGGCGGCCGGCACGCAGGAAAGCCCGCATCCAAGGGATGCGGGCTTTCCTCTGCTGCGGTCCTGACGGGATTTGAACCCGCGGCCTCCACCTTGACAGGGTGGCGAGCACTCCAAACTGCTCCACAGGACCAGGTTTCGCAGCCCGATGTGCGTTGGCTGCGAGACAAGACTGTACAGCAGGCCGGGGCCCTGGTCGAACCGGATACCGGACCCGTCAGCGGGCCGCTGCCGCCGCCGCGTCGATCGCCTTGACGATGCGTTTGTCCGACACCGTCATGGCGGTCCCGAGGGCGTGGGCGAAGTAGCTCACCCGCAGTTCCTCGATCATCCAGCGGATGTCGGTGACCTCCTGCGGCACGGGCCGGCCCGGAGGCAGTTGCTCCAGCAGCCAGGCGTACTCGTCCTGCATCTCGTGGACCTTCTCCATGCGGGTGGTGTCCCGCTGGACGGCCGTCGGCATCTGCTGGAGCCGGCGGTCGGCCGCCACCATGTACCGCATCAGGTCGGGCAGTCTGCGCAGCCCGGTCGCGGTGATGAAGCCCGGCGTGATGAGCGTCGCGAGCTGCTTGCGCACGTCGGTGAGGTTGGCGGCGAGCACCAGGCTGGTGGTGGCCTTCAGCCGGCGCTCACAGGCTTGCCATGCGGCCAGGATCTGCTGCACCTGGTCGACCGTCCTGATGGTGGTCTCGACGAGGTCGGCGCGGACCTTCTCGTACAGCTTGCGGAAGGACTCCTCGTCCCAGGCGGGGCCGCCGTGGTCGGCGATCAGCCGGTCGGCGGCCGCGTTCGCGCAGTCCTCGAAGAGTGCCTGGATCGAGCCGTGCGGATTACGGGAGAGGGCCAGCTTCTGCTGATTGCTCAGCCGGTCCGATGCGAACTTGGCAGGATTCACCGGGATGTTGAGCATGATCAGCCTGCGGGTGCCCCGCCACATCGACCGGAGCTGTTCGGACTCGGTGTCGAAGAGCCGTACCGAGACGCTGCTGCCCTCGTCCACCAGAGCCGGGTAGGCCCGGACCGGCTGACCGGAACGTTTGGTCTCGAACACCTTCGACAGGGTGCCCAGGGTCCATTCCTTCAGGCCGGTGCGCTCGATGGACTCGCCGGTGGGGCCGGCCGTCGCCGCGGCGGCCTTGGAGATCGCCTGGCGGGCCTTGGGGCGCAACCTGATCTTGAGGGCTTCCAGGTCCTTGTCCTCGGCGATGTTGCGGCGCCGCTCGTCGACGATCCGGAAGGTGATCTTCAAGTGGTCCGGGATCCGGGAGAGGTCGAAATCCTCCTCGGCGACCGGCACTCCGACCATCCGCTGCAGTTCTCGTGCCAGCGTCAGCGGAAGCGGCTCCTGCCGGGGAACCGCACGGTCCAGGAAGGCCGTTGCGTAGTTCGGCGCCGGGACGTAGTGCCGGCGGACCGGCTTGGGCAGCGAGCGGATCAGCTCGGTGACCACTTCCTCCCGCAGCCCGGGAATCTGCCAGTCGAAGCCCTCGGACGTGACCTGGTTGAGCACCTGGAGGGGGATGTGGACGGTGACACCGTCGGCGTCGGCGCCCGGCTCGAACTGGTAGGTCACCCGGAACTTGAGCTTCTGCTGCCGCCAGGAGTCCGGATAGTCGTCCTTGGTGACCGAGCCCGCCTTCTCGGTGATGAGCATCGAACGCTCGAAGTCGAGCGCCTCGGGCTCCTCGCGCTGCCGCTTCTTCCACCAGGAGTCGAAGTGGGCGCCGGAGACGACATCGCCGGGAATGCGCTCGTCGTAGAAGTCGAAGAGAGTCTCGTCGTCCACCAGGATGTCGCGGCGCCTGGCGCGGTGCTCCAGCTCCTCGACCTCGGCGAGCAGCTTGCGGTTGTCCGCGAAGAACTTGTGGTGCGTACGCCAGTCGCCCTCGACCAGGGCGTTCCTGATGAAGAGCTCACGGCTGGTCTCCGGGTCGATCCGGCCGTAGTTGATCTTCCGCTGGGCGACGATCGGCACACCGTAGAGCGTCACCCGCTCGTACGCCATCACGGCAGCCTGGTCCTTCTCCCAGTGCGGCTCGCTGTAGGTGCGCTTCAGCAGATGCTGGGCGACCGGCTCGATCCACTCGGGCTCGATCTTCGCGTTGACCCTGGCCCAGAGCCGGGAGGTCTCCACCAGTTCGGCGGACATGATGAAACGCGGCTGCTTCTTGAAGAGGGCGGAACCCGGGAAGATCGCGAACTTGGCGCTGCGGGCGCCCAGATACTCGTTCTTCTCGGTGTCCTTGAGGCCGATGTGCGAGAGCAGACCGGCCAGCAGTGAGGTGTGCACGGACTGTTCGGGCGCGTCCTGCTCGTTCAGGCGCACGCCCATGGTCCTGGCAACCGAACGCAGCTGCGCGTAGATGTCCTGCCACTCGCGGATCCGCAGGAAGTTCAGGTACTCCTGCTTGCACATCCGGCGGAAGCTCGAGGAGCCGCGCTCCTTCTGCTGTTCCTGGACGTAGCGCCAGAGGTTGAGGAAGGCGAGGAAGTCGGAGGTCTCGTCCTTGAACCTGGCGTGCTGCTGGTCCGCCTGCTGTTGCTTCTCGGCCGGCCGCTCGCGCGGGTCCTGGATGGAGAGGGCGGCGGCGATCACCATGACCTCGCGCACACAGCCGTTGCGGTCGGCCTCCAGGACCATCCGGGCGAGCCGCGGGTCGACGGGCAGCTGGCTGAGTTTGCGGCCCTCCGGGGTGAGCCGGCGCTTGGGGTCCTTCTCCTTGGGGTCCAGCGCCCCGAGTTCCTGGAGCAGCTGGACGCCGTCGCGGATGTTCCGGTGGTCCGGCGCGTCGATGAAGGGGAACTTCTCGATGTCGCCCAGCCCGGCCGCCGACATCTGGAGGATGACGGACGCCAGATTGGTCCTGAGGATCTCCGGGTCGGTGAACTCCGGGCGGGTGAGGAAGTCGTCCTCGGAGTACAGCCGGATGCAGATGCCGTCCGAGGTGCGGCCGCAACGGCCTTTGCGCTGGTTGGCGCTGGCCTGCGAGATCCGCTCGATGGGCAGCCGCTGCACCTTGGTCCGGTGGCTGTAGCGGGAGATGCGCGCGGTGCCCGGGTCGATCACGTACTTGATGCCGGGGACGGTCAGCGAGGTCTCCGCGACGTTGGTGGCCAGCACCACCCGTCTCCCCGCGTGCTGCTGGAACACCCGGTGCTGCTCTGCGTGCGAGAGCCGGGCGTACAGGGGGAGCACCTCGGTGTGCCGCAGGTTCCGCTTGTTCAGCGCGTCGGCGGTGTCACGGATCTCGCGCTCGCCGGAGAGGAAGACCAGCACATCTCCCGGGCCCTCGCCCTGGAGTTCGTCCACCGCCTCGCAGATCGCGGTGATCTGGTCGCGGTCGCCGTCCTCGCCCTCGTCCTCGAGGAGCGGTCGGTAACGGACGTCGACCGGGTACGTGCGCCCGCTGACCTCCACGATCGGCGCCTCGCCGAAGTGCTGGGAAAACCGCTCGGGGTCGATGGTCGCCGAGGTGATGACGACCTTCAGGTCCGGCCGCTTCGGCAGCAGCTGGGCCAGATAGCCGAGCAGGAAGTCGATGTTCAGGGACCGCTCGTGGGCCTCGTCGATGATGATCGTGTCGTAGGCGCGCAGCTCACGGTCGGTCTGGATCTCCGCGAGCAGAATGCCGTCCGTCATCAGCTTGACGAAGGTG contains:
- the hrpA gene encoding ATP-dependent RNA helicase HrpA, with the protein product MSTSFADLQATLNELSLRDAHRLGRRLEGARRIRKPEARQAVLDELAADAGKSAERIALRASRVPPVSYPEQLPVSQKKDEIAEAIRHHQVVIVAGETGSGKTTQIPKICLELGRGVRGMIGHTQPRRIAARTVAERIADEMGTPLGEAVGWKVRFTDQVNQDATFVKLMTDGILLAEIQTDRELRAYDTIIIDEAHERSLNIDFLLGYLAQLLPKRPDLKVVITSATIDPERFSQHFGEAPIVEVSGRTYPVDVRYRPLLEDEGEDGDRDQITAICEAVDELQGEGPGDVLVFLSGEREIRDTADALNKRNLRHTEVLPLYARLSHAEQHRVFQQHAGRRVVLATNVAETSLTVPGIKYVIDPGTARISRYSHRTKVQRLPIERISQASANQRKGRCGRTSDGICIRLYSEDDFLTRPEFTDPEILRTNLASVILQMSAAGLGDIEKFPFIDAPDHRNIRDGVQLLQELGALDPKEKDPKRRLTPEGRKLSQLPVDPRLARMVLEADRNGCVREVMVIAAALSIQDPRERPAEKQQQADQQHARFKDETSDFLAFLNLWRYVQEQQKERGSSSFRRMCKQEYLNFLRIREWQDIYAQLRSVARTMGVRLNEQDAPEQSVHTSLLAGLLSHIGLKDTEKNEYLGARSAKFAIFPGSALFKKQPRFIMSAELVETSRLWARVNAKIEPEWIEPVAQHLLKRTYSEPHWEKDQAAVMAYERVTLYGVPIVAQRKINYGRIDPETSRELFIRNALVEGDWRTHHKFFADNRKLLAEVEELEHRARRRDILVDDETLFDFYDERIPGDVVSGAHFDSWWKKRQREEPEALDFERSMLITEKAGSVTKDDYPDSWRQQKLKFRVTYQFEPGADADGVTVHIPLQVLNQVTSEGFDWQIPGLREEVVTELIRSLPKPVRRHYVPAPNYATAFLDRAVPRQEPLPLTLARELQRMVGVPVAEEDFDLSRIPDHLKITFRIVDERRRNIAEDKDLEALKIRLRPKARQAISKAAAATAGPTGESIERTGLKEWTLGTLSKVFETKRSGQPVRAYPALVDEGSSVSVRLFDTESEQLRSMWRGTRRLIMLNIPVNPAKFASDRLSNQQKLALSRNPHGSIQALFEDCANAAADRLIADHGGPAWDEESFRKLYEKVRADLVETTIRTVDQVQQILAAWQACERRLKATTSLVLAANLTDVRKQLATLITPGFITATGLRRLPDLMRYMVAADRRLQQMPTAVQRDTTRMEKVHEMQDEYAWLLEQLPPGRPVPQEVTDIRWMIEELRVSYFAHALGTAMTVSDKRIVKAIDAAAAAAR
- a CDS encoding DUF6274 family protein, with amino-acid sequence MAATAKRARHETRALLRAHLAAAVGYRHLTRHCQVCHRLLRLAMESSGPERDTPPDA